From Hippea alviniae EP5-r, the proteins below share one genomic window:
- a CDS encoding acyl-CoA dehydrogenase family protein produces the protein MIDFTFTEEQEIFRKKVAEFTEKKIKPKVREMEEKKVALPEVVEALKDEKLTGIFIPKEYNGLGLGYTERLIALEEIAKVSPGVAMMLQIFGLGIEPILKFGNDEQKQKYLPGLAVGEKLATVAVTEATGGSDPTGIKTTYKKEGDFYILNGRKIMLTNAPIANTFVVLAKDSENPKAFSTLIIEDTFEGFRRGKEWHEIGLHGCSVGEILLENCKVPASNLLGQEGKGMRVAMSAIGEVGRGGMVGVALGIMDTLLKITVNFSKKRILYGKPISNLQTIQNKIAEMRLDLEIGRLLGYRATSIQDKGQRSDLEFAMAKYFTTEAAQKAAKMAVDIQGGYGVTEEAVVTRFLRDSFVLGPSAGTSDIMKVIIARATIGK, from the coding sequence ATGATTGATTTCACCTTTACTGAAGAACAGGAAATTTTCAGAAAAAAGGTAGCAGAGTTTACGGAGAAAAAAATAAAACCTAAAGTTAGAGAGATGGAAGAGAAAAAAGTAGCTCTTCCGGAGGTCGTAGAAGCATTAAAAGACGAAAAGCTTACGGGCATCTTTATACCAAAAGAGTATAACGGCTTGGGTCTTGGGTACACAGAGAGACTTATAGCATTGGAAGAGATAGCAAAAGTATCGCCTGGCGTAGCAATGATGCTTCAAATCTTCGGATTGGGCATAGAACCTATTTTAAAATTCGGAAACGACGAACAGAAACAAAAGTATCTACCGGGTCTGGCAGTCGGAGAAAAACTTGCTACGGTTGCAGTAACCGAAGCCACGGGCGGTTCTGATCCAACCGGAATAAAAACTACCTACAAAAAAGAGGGTGACTTCTACATCTTAAACGGAAGAAAGATAATGCTAACCAACGCTCCTATAGCAAATACTTTTGTAGTGCTTGCCAAAGACTCAGAAAATCCGAAAGCGTTTTCAACTCTCATAATAGAAGATACTTTCGAAGGTTTCAGAAGAGGAAAAGAGTGGCATGAGATAGGTTTGCACGGATGCAGTGTTGGAGAGATTCTCCTTGAAAACTGTAAAGTTCCAGCATCCAACTTGTTGGGTCAGGAAGGCAAAGGTATGCGCGTTGCAATGAGCGCTATAGGAGAAGTAGGTAGAGGAGGGATGGTAGGTGTTGCCTTAGGTATAATGGATACCCTTCTCAAAATAACAGTAAATTTCTCCAAAAAACGTATTCTCTACGGAAAACCCATAAGTAATTTACAAACAATTCAAAACAAGATAGCAGAGATGAGGCTGGACTTAGAGATCGGCAGACTTTTAGGTTACAGAGCCACCAGCATACAGGATAAAGGCCAGAGAAGTGACTTAGAGTTTGCGATGGCAAAATACTTCACCACCGAAGCAGCCCAAAAGGCAGCAAAAATGGCAGTAGATATACAGGGCGGCTATGGAGTAACAGAAGAAGCAGTAGTGACAAGATTCTTGAGAGACTCTTTCGTTTTAGGGCCATCGGCCGGCACATCCGACATCATGAAGGTAATAATCGCAAGAGCCACCATAGGCAAATAA
- the zapE gene encoding AFG1/ZapE family ATPase, with translation MENIITLSQIDFKAPIEEIVTHNAIPPKFKNCSFDNYIPNDEYPSQRAAVERLKNFVKEYEQFRKKQPKNALLRKFFKAKKPKNIYLDGVFGVGKTHLLASVGNAYKGKSIFLSFADLMYLVSHYTLMKVVQMLTERFDLILLDEFELDDPGDAMTGINFIREVNKTDSVVITTSNALPTELGARKLDILMFKERIGSLIEAFETIIIDGKDYRIKCKNIDLNKKAKSLKEMFEQYETKGRYKMFITFEELLKQLREIHPTKYANFSYKLDALFIENLRPFKDTELPDALRFTHLIDTLYYGDVEIFATSQTDLLSVFHPDLKDGKFKSKIGRCISRLSEKCFLIQSH, from the coding sequence ATGGAAAACATTATAACACTAAGCCAGATAGACTTCAAAGCGCCGATAGAAGAGATCGTGACGCACAATGCAATACCGCCAAAATTCAAAAACTGCTCTTTTGACAATTACATACCAAATGATGAGTATCCATCACAAAGAGCCGCTGTTGAAAGATTAAAAAACTTTGTCAAAGAGTATGAACAATTCAGAAAAAAACAACCAAAAAACGCACTATTGAGAAAATTCTTTAAAGCCAAAAAACCCAAAAACATATACTTAGACGGCGTATTCGGAGTTGGCAAAACCCACTTGCTTGCATCTGTAGGCAACGCATATAAAGGCAAAAGCATATTTCTATCGTTTGCCGATCTTATGTATCTTGTATCTCATTACACACTAATGAAAGTCGTTCAGATGCTAACAGAGAGATTTGACTTAATACTGCTTGATGAGTTTGAGTTAGACGACCCAGGCGATGCAATGACGGGTATAAACTTCATAAGGGAAGTCAACAAAACAGACAGCGTGGTAATAACAACATCAAACGCCCTTCCAACAGAGCTTGGTGCAAGAAAGTTAGACATACTAATGTTCAAAGAGAGAATCGGAAGCCTAATAGAAGCATTCGAGACAATAATAATCGACGGCAAAGACTATAGAATAAAGTGCAAAAATATTGACTTAAACAAGAAAGCAAAGAGTTTAAAAGAGATGTTCGAACAGTACGAAACGAAGGGAAGATACAAAATGTTCATAACATTTGAAGAACTACTCAAACAATTAAGGGAGATACACCCAACAAAATATGCAAACTTCTCATACAAATTAGATGCTCTGTTTATAGAAAATCTAAGGCCGTTTAAAGACACAGAACTGCCCGATGCTTTGCGTTTTACTCACCTTATAGACACGCTTTATTATGGAGATGTTGAGATATTCGCAACAAGTCAGACAGACTTATTGAGTGTTTTTCATCCAGATTTAAAAGATGGAAAATTCAAATCAAAGATAGGCAGGTGTATATCACGCTTATCCGAGAAGTGTTTTCTTATTCAATCACATTAA
- a CDS encoding radical SAM protein: protein MEPIYLKTFEEGKLNEKIEKAYELLKSCRICPRLCRVNRLKGKKGICNTAELPVIADYFPHFGEESVLVGKNGSGTIFISCCNLLCIYCQNASTSHLCEGNSTTIEEFANMMIELQKKGCHNINIVTPTHIVPQLLKALKIAINKGLKIPLVYNTSGYELPSTLNLLDGIIDIYMPDFKYWDSTVAELYSSAKDYPQTTKKAIKIMHKQVGDLIIENGIAKKGLLIRHLVLPNGLAGTKEIVNFIAKEISKNTYVNIMAQYRPLGLAYRFEEIAKPITDDEYLEALQYAKDAGLTRLDDFCIQFLKSKGRI, encoded by the coding sequence ATGGAACCGATTTATCTGAAAACATTCGAAGAAGGAAAATTAAACGAAAAGATAGAAAAAGCCTACGAGTTGTTAAAATCCTGCAGAATTTGTCCGAGACTCTGCAGGGTAAACAGACTAAAAGGCAAAAAAGGCATCTGCAACACGGCAGAACTTCCCGTTATAGCCGACTACTTCCCACATTTCGGAGAAGAGAGTGTGCTTGTCGGCAAAAACGGCTCAGGCACTATCTTCATCTCATGCTGCAATCTGCTCTGTATCTACTGTCAAAACGCATCAACAAGCCATTTATGCGAAGGTAACTCAACAACTATAGAAGAATTCGCCAACATGATGATAGAGCTTCAGAAAAAAGGATGCCACAATATAAACATCGTAACACCGACACACATCGTTCCACAACTCTTAAAAGCACTAAAGATAGCCATCAATAAGGGACTTAAAATCCCTTTGGTTTACAATACAAGCGGCTATGAGCTTCCATCAACCTTAAATCTGCTTGACGGAATTATAGATATTTACATGCCTGACTTTAAATACTGGGATTCAACAGTCGCAGAACTATACTCATCAGCCAAAGATTACCCGCAGACAACAAAAAAGGCGATAAAGATAATGCACAAACAGGTTGGAGACCTAATCATAGAAAACGGCATAGCAAAGAAAGGGCTTCTAATCAGACACCTTGTTTTGCCAAACGGCCTTGCCGGAACAAAAGAGATTGTAAACTTTATAGCAAAAGAGATATCAAAAAACACCTATGTAAATATTATGGCTCAATACAGGCCTTTGGGTTTAGCATACAGATTTGAAGAGATAGCAAAACCCATAACAGATGATGAGTATTTAGAAGCCTTGCAGTATGCTAAAGACGCAGGCCTGACAAGATTGGACGATTTTTGCATACAATTTTTGAAATCAAAAGGAAGGATTTAG